A window of Candidatus Bathyarchaeota archaeon contains these coding sequences:
- a CDS encoding DUF996 domain-containing protein, whose product MSNVESNKTLAAIGALLLFLSFVPALGIIGIILLLIGMKGLSEYYRDESIYRSALKGVIFGVIGIIAVSAFSLLNLLGGLITTPVLGAFALIGGIIFFIVLLIIAFIFYLLMAMNFRKAFNTLAERSGESNFRTAGTLLFWGAILTLILVGLVLIWIAWLIAALAFFSMKLAPAQPQQQYGYPPPSSSSTASRYCPYCGAPVDQNATFCPHCGKQQPPA is encoded by the coding sequence TTGAGCAATGTTGAGTCAAACAAAACGTTAGCTGCAATCGGTGCCCTACTGCTGTTCCTTAGCTTCGTTCCAGCTCTAGGAATAATCGGTATAATTCTCCTCTTAATCGGCATGAAAGGCTTATCCGAATACTACCGCGACGAAAGCATCTACCGAAGCGCACTCAAAGGCGTAATCTTCGGCGTCATCGGCATAATCGCTGTCTCCGCGTTTTCCCTGCTAAACTTACTAGGCGGACTAATCACCACTCCAGTGCTTGGTGCCTTTGCATTAATCGGCGGCATAATCTTCTTCATCGTGTTACTGATCATTGCATTCATATTCTACCTGCTTATGGCGATGAACTTTAGAAAAGCATTCAACACCTTAGCGGAACGTTCAGGTGAAAGCAACTTCCGAACCGCAGGAACCCTGCTGTTTTGGGGTGCAATCCTAACCTTAATCCTCGTAGGTTTGGTACTTATTTGGATTGCATGGTTAATCGCTGCACTCGCCTTCTTCTCAATGAAATTAGCACCCGCCCAACCTCAGCAACAGTACGGTTACCCGCCTCCATCCAGTTCAAGCACAGCTTCACGCTACTGCCCCTACTGCGGCGCCCCAGTCGACCAAAACGCAACCTTCTGCCCCCACTGCGGAAAACAACAACCCCCAGCCTAA
- a CDS encoding C2H2-type zinc finger protein, which translates to MSSTVSSSEESFHQPSKPPFSQEIYDRLPRELVCEVCGKTFRSPTQLNMHLFTAHAPVEELV; encoded by the coding sequence TTGAGTTCTACTGTTTCTTCAAGCGAGGAATCCTTCCACCAACCCTCTAAGCCTCCCTTCAGCCAAGAAATCTACGACCGCCTACCCCGCGAGTTAGTGTGCGAAGTCTGCGGCAAAACCTTCAGGAGCCCAACACAGCTGAACATGCACCTATTCACAGCACATGCGCCAGTAGAAGAATTGGTATAA
- a CDS encoding HD domain-containing protein, giving the protein MPKAYWGEIKDPVHGYVYITEQEKKIIDTYPMQRLRRLRQLAGSEYVYPGANHTRFEHSLGVMFLSGQVLVNPNISKVVSDEEVDMCRISALLHDCGHGPFSHVFEHLLIKDLEKTHEDITSWIIEKSEVADHLSKMGYSPKEVGGLAVGKLHKKNRAFLDQIISSAVDVDKQDFIVRDTYHTGAEYGFIDVYRLIHALDLLGENLAVELGALSALEAFVIARIESFKSIYFHRVGRAAQIMFATAMDKANSELGLTAFKTPEEYLALDDYTVWSALKKCKASNKIISDLENRRMLKCAYERTFYEKDAMISNLFGQESYRNQVRGEIAKAAGVEFDSVIIDVPTVPSVPYHHAVLMESTEIPVFTRSPAGEKKLQRLSESSKIFETLKGFMNILRVYTDQANRAKVEKATAKVLGKIPSSAKISF; this is encoded by the coding sequence GTGCCAAAAGCTTACTGGGGAGAAATCAAAGATCCAGTTCACGGCTACGTATACATAACCGAGCAAGAAAAGAAAATAATCGACACCTACCCCATGCAGCGACTGCGCAGGCTTCGCCAACTTGCAGGTTCCGAGTACGTTTACCCCGGAGCCAACCACACCCGCTTCGAACACAGCTTAGGCGTTATGTTTCTTTCAGGGCAGGTTCTGGTGAACCCCAACATTTCAAAAGTGGTCAGCGACGAGGAAGTGGATATGTGTCGCATCTCTGCGCTTCTGCACGACTGTGGACATGGCCCGTTCTCGCACGTCTTTGAGCACCTTTTAATCAAGGATTTGGAGAAAACCCACGAAGACATAACCTCGTGGATTATCGAGAAAAGCGAAGTCGCCGATCACCTCTCCAAGATGGGTTACAGCCCCAAGGAAGTTGGCGGGTTGGCGGTTGGTAAATTGCACAAAAAGAACCGCGCGTTCCTTGACCAAATCATCAGTAGCGCCGTAGACGTAGACAAGCAGGACTTTATCGTCCGAGACACCTACCACACAGGCGCCGAATACGGCTTCATAGATGTTTACCGCCTCATCCATGCCCTTGATTTGCTGGGGGAAAACTTGGCAGTCGAATTAGGCGCCCTCTCTGCGCTTGAAGCCTTCGTTATCGCCCGCATTGAATCCTTCAAAAGCATCTACTTCCATCGTGTCGGACGGGCAGCGCAGATTATGTTTGCCACAGCTATGGATAAAGCCAACAGTGAACTGGGCTTAACCGCCTTCAAAACCCCTGAAGAGTACCTTGCGTTGGATGATTATACGGTTTGGTCGGCGCTCAAGAAATGCAAGGCATCCAACAAAATCATAAGCGACCTAGAAAACAGGCGGATGCTCAAATGCGCTTATGAGCGGACGTTTTACGAGAAAGACGCCATGATCTCTAACCTGTTTGGGCAAGAGTCGTACCGTAACCAAGTCCGCGGGGAAATCGCTAAGGCGGCAGGCGTAGAATTCGACTCGGTTATAATCGACGTACCCACGGTGCCTTCAGTGCCCTATCACCACGCCGTTCTCATGGAATCCACAGAAATCCCCGTGTTCACTCGCAGCCCCGCAGGCGAAAAGAAACTCCAACGCTTAAGCGAAAGCTCCAAGATTTTCGAAACCCTCAAAGGCTTCATGAACATCCTGCGTGTCTACACTGACCAAGCCAACCGCGCCAAAGTTGAGAAAGCCACCGCGAAGGTTTTGGGCAAGATTCCTTCTTCTGCAAAAATCTCCTTTTAG
- the tmk gene encoding dTMP kinase, with the protein MVKKGVFIVIEGLDGSGKTTQATLIAEKLSKSYDVLLTAEPSRGKIGTFIRECCLYEQTRLPTEAEALLFAADRIEHMQTELKPALDQGKLVICDRYVYSSLAYQGSAGLSLDWIKTINARALQPDFCVFIDVPPEKVIERLQRKRSVMETLETQQKVREVYLKYVEKGELVRVDGDRDKQAVAEELYVKVKELLGTAQKFNP; encoded by the coding sequence ATGGTTAAGAAGGGCGTTTTCATAGTCATCGAAGGCTTAGACGGCAGCGGAAAAACCACCCAAGCCACACTCATAGCAGAAAAGCTCTCTAAAAGCTACGATGTTTTGCTCACAGCTGAACCCAGCAGGGGCAAAATCGGCACGTTCATCCGTGAATGCTGCCTCTACGAGCAAACTCGTCTCCCAACCGAAGCTGAAGCCCTCCTCTTCGCAGCCGACCGCATCGAACACATGCAAACCGAACTCAAACCCGCCCTAGACCAAGGCAAACTGGTCATCTGCGACCGCTACGTTTACTCGTCGCTGGCGTATCAGGGGAGTGCAGGGTTGAGTTTGGACTGGATAAAAACCATAAACGCCAGAGCCCTGCAACCTGATTTTTGCGTCTTTATTGATGTGCCGCCTGAGAAGGTGATTGAAAGACTGCAGCGTAAGCGGTCAGTTATGGAGACGCTTGAGACGCAGCAGAAAGTCCGCGAAGTCTACCTCAAATACGTCGAAAAAGGCGAGTTGGTTCGAGTAGACGGTGACAGAGACAAACAAGCCGTGGCTGAAGAGTTGTATGTTAAGGTTAAGGAGTTGCTTGGGACAGCTCAAAAGTTCAACCCATAA
- a CDS encoding carboxypeptidase M32, which translates to MSDTTQSAYRELLSKYKDAMVLSTAQGVLHWDMETMMPPKAVEQRSEQLALMSRLHHKLSTDPQIQTLLTSIQASPQYPRMGQVEKRNLYLIEKSYREQTALPEKLVGELAMQEAITVNAWKKAKAKKDFALYKADLKKLFELSKQAAEILMKVKETKTPYEALIDNFEPKMSAQAISTTFRELLAGLKPLIAKIEACQTKPSSQVTSQPVPVESQRVIAQLITQTLGYDTASAMACGRVDETEHPFTSGCYDDVRITTHYHLNNYTSSIFSVLHETGHAIYEHNINPEWKYQPVGAPCSYGIHESQSRFYENIVGRSREFWMSFLPQVKVAAPVLAGVGLDEFVRAVNRVERSKIRIEADEVTYSIHIIIRFELERDLFAGKIDIDELPSAWNQKYRDYLGVEVKDDAEGVMQDTHWASGLYGYFPSYALGNIYDGQIVAAIERALPEWRTQLSQGNLENINRWLKDNIHSRGDLYDPEELIKQATGTTLNANAFLAYLNEKYSDLYEF; encoded by the coding sequence ATGTCAGATACAACTCAATCGGCTTACAGGGAACTTTTAAGCAAATACAAAGATGCCATGGTCCTCTCCACCGCCCAAGGCGTTCTGCACTGGGACATGGAAACCATGATGCCGCCCAAAGCCGTTGAGCAACGCAGCGAACAACTCGCCCTGATGAGTCGCTTGCACCACAAACTAAGCACCGATCCCCAAATCCAAACCCTTCTAACCTCGATACAAGCCAGCCCACAGTACCCGCGAATGGGGCAGGTGGAGAAGCGTAACCTCTACCTCATCGAAAAAAGTTACCGTGAACAGACGGCTTTGCCTGAAAAGCTGGTGGGGGAACTGGCCATGCAGGAAGCCATAACCGTGAATGCTTGGAAGAAGGCCAAAGCCAAAAAAGACTTCGCGCTCTACAAAGCTGACCTCAAAAAACTCTTCGAACTCAGCAAGCAAGCCGCGGAAATCCTCATGAAGGTCAAGGAGACTAAGACGCCGTATGAGGCGTTGATTGACAATTTTGAGCCTAAAATGTCCGCCCAAGCCATCAGCACCACTTTTAGGGAGCTTTTGGCGGGTTTGAAGCCGCTTATCGCCAAAATCGAGGCTTGCCAGACTAAGCCTTCCTCCCAAGTTACCTCGCAGCCTGTGCCTGTGGAGTCGCAGCGGGTTATCGCTCAACTCATAACCCAAACACTCGGCTACGACACTGCTTCAGCTATGGCATGTGGTAGAGTAGACGAAACCGAGCACCCTTTCACTTCAGGCTGCTACGACGACGTCCGCATAACCACCCACTACCACCTAAATAACTACACCAGCTCCATCTTTTCTGTTCTCCACGAAACAGGACACGCCATATACGAACACAACATTAACCCTGAATGGAAGTATCAGCCCGTCGGGGCCCCCTGCTCTTATGGCATACACGAATCCCAATCACGTTTCTACGAGAACATCGTGGGGCGCTCCCGAGAGTTCTGGATGAGTTTTCTGCCGCAGGTGAAGGTGGCGGCTCCTGTTTTGGCGGGCGTGGGCTTAGACGAGTTTGTTAGAGCAGTTAACAGGGTGGAACGCTCCAAGATACGCATCGAAGCCGACGAAGTCACCTACAGCATCCACATTATCATCCGCTTCGAGTTGGAGCGGGACCTCTTCGCAGGCAAAATCGACATCGACGAGTTGCCTTCTGCTTGGAACCAGAAATACCGCGATTACCTCGGCGTGGAAGTGAAAGACGACGCGGAAGGTGTGATGCAGGATACGCATTGGGCCAGCGGTCTCTATGGATACTTCCCCAGCTACGCGTTGGGCAACATCTATGATGGTCAAATCGTCGCCGCAATAGAGCGGGCGCTACCAGAGTGGCGTACCCAGTTGTCGCAGGGGAATCTTGAAAACATAAACCGCTGGCTCAAAGACAACATCCACAGCCGAGGCGACCTCTACGACCCAGAAGAACTAATCAAACAAGCAACAGGAACCACACTGAACGCAAATGCATTCCTCGCCTACCTCAACGAAAAATACAGCGACCTCTATGAATTCTGA